A region of Silurus meridionalis isolate SWU-2019-XX chromosome 15, ASM1480568v1, whole genome shotgun sequence DNA encodes the following proteins:
- the defbl1 gene encoding defensin, beta-like 1 — MKRQCALLLVLLVILALNYKGNEAASFPWSCASLNGVCRQGVCLPAELYFGSLDCGKKFLCCVSHLL, encoded by the exons ATGAAACGTCAATGTGCCCTGCTTCTGGTCCTGCTGGTCATCTTAGCACTGAACT ATAAAGGAAATGAAGCTGCATCATTCCCTTGGAGCTGTGCTTCCCTCAATGGAGTTTGCAGACAAGGAGTGTGTCTGCCTGCAGAACTCTACTTCGGATCATTAGACTGTGGGAAGAAATTTTT ATGCTGTGTGTCGCATCTTCTCTGA